The following proteins are co-located in the Nonlabens ponticola genome:
- a CDS encoding TIGR01777 family oxidoreductase produces the protein MKVLITGATGLVGGKITEVLHADGHEVHYLTTRKEAIENKANYKGFLWDVKAMTIDSKCIDGVDTIIHLAGESVFQRWTDEAKERIMSSRIDSTQLLLNLLEDNEHQVKHAITASAIGIYPDQKEGPAMQENEVPPMADNFLADVCVAWESIGMQFQGLGVKHSIVRIGIVLASKGGALEQMAKPVKMYAGAGFGDGRMWQSWIAVDDLAQIFVHIASHKLTGVYNGVAPNPVRNRAMMEKIGNVVNKPVFLPNVPKFMMKLIMGEMSTIILASQHVSSNKIQEAGYSFDFTKLEAALEEYLD, from the coding sequence ATGAAAGTACTTATCACAGGAGCGACAGGACTAGTAGGCGGTAAAATCACAGAGGTTTTACATGCCGATGGGCATGAGGTGCATTATCTCACGACCAGAAAAGAGGCGATTGAAAATAAAGCTAACTACAAGGGTTTCTTATGGGATGTCAAGGCTATGACAATTGACAGCAAGTGTATAGATGGTGTGGATACCATTATACATCTTGCTGGAGAATCAGTTTTCCAGCGATGGACTGATGAGGCCAAAGAGCGCATTATGTCCAGCCGTATTGATAGTACACAATTATTGCTCAATTTATTAGAGGATAATGAACATCAGGTAAAGCACGCGATTACCGCAAGCGCCATAGGTATCTATCCTGACCAGAAAGAAGGTCCCGCCATGCAGGAAAATGAAGTGCCACCTATGGCAGATAACTTCCTGGCAGATGTTTGTGTAGCCTGGGAAAGCATAGGGATGCAGTTTCAAGGCTTAGGTGTCAAACACTCTATCGTACGTATAGGTATTGTACTTGCTTCCAAAGGTGGTGCACTGGAGCAAATGGCTAAACCTGTAAAAATGTATGCCGGTGCAGGTTTTGGAGATGGTAGAATGTGGCAGAGCTGGATAGCGGTAGATGATCTTGCACAGATATTCGTTCATATTGCTAGTCACAAGTTGACAGGTGTTTATAATGGTGTAGCGCCTAATCCTGTGCGTAATCGCGCGATGATGGAAAAAATTGGCAATGTGGTAAACAAGCCAGTTTTTCTACCCAACGTGCCTAAATTCATGATGAAACTCATCATGGGTGAGATGTCTACAATCATTCTGGCCAGTCAGCATGTAAGCAGCAATAAGATCCAAGAAGCTGGATATTCATTTGACTTTACTAAATTAGAGGCGGCACTAGAAGAATACCTCGATTAA
- a CDS encoding DUF2141 domain-containing protein translates to MKTFILSILFLATTVFTAQGQEETVNDGYTLTVTVPNARSNDGKMMFSLNTKNDFMRAAPFKSDSVAIVDGVATVTFKNVPAGEYAVMVLHDKNENMQMDFENNGMPKEDYGMSNNPMSMGPPSWADAKFDVTDDATIKIVI, encoded by the coding sequence ATGAAAACTTTTATCCTTAGTATTTTATTTCTAGCTACAACCGTTTTTACTGCTCAAGGCCAAGAAGAAACCGTCAACGATGGTTATACACTCACTGTTACCGTTCCTAACGCTCGCAGTAATGATGGCAAGATGATGTTCTCGCTTAATACCAAAAACGACTTCATGCGTGCCGCACCTTTCAAATCAGATTCTGTTGCCATAGTAGATGGTGTTGCAACGGTAACATTTAAAAATGTACCAGCTGGTGAATATGCGGTCATGGTATTGCATGATAAAAATGAGAACATGCAAATGGACTTTGAGAACAATGGCATGCCTAAGGAAGATTATGGAATGAGTAACAACCCAATGAGCATGGGACCACCATCATGGGCAGACGCTAAATTTGACGTTACGGATGATGCAACCATCAAGATCGTGATTTGA
- a CDS encoding transporter codes for MLLGCSWTASAQGLVDGFYQGKGNFTAILGSGYEDNPTYLAGKTELDLEKSFFNINTFIALGVLNNLDLNIAAAYVQSDEEKALQDAAIALKYKFYTIKGEKTNISFQLASGFRFPLSDYETEGLNAQGQQATNFSNRLIIHAQRDDGLFVTAQAGYDYRFDPVPSSVNTAIKIGFAKSTYYLDAFIDIQNSQDGKDYRGFPAPNNFRELEVDFVRIGTTFYKPIYEDLGGFINLAYTVDGRNVGLGPAINIGLVLRSRL; via the coding sequence TTGTTGCTGGGTTGCAGCTGGACGGCAAGCGCTCAAGGCCTCGTCGATGGTTTCTATCAAGGAAAAGGAAATTTTACGGCAATACTGGGATCTGGCTATGAAGACAATCCTACTTATCTCGCTGGTAAGACTGAATTAGATCTCGAGAAGTCCTTCTTTAATATCAATACCTTCATAGCATTAGGCGTTCTTAATAATCTAGATTTAAATATTGCAGCGGCTTACGTTCAAAGCGATGAGGAAAAAGCATTACAAGATGCGGCGATCGCTTTGAAGTACAAATTCTACACGATAAAGGGAGAAAAGACTAACATCTCATTTCAATTAGCAAGCGGTTTCAGGTTTCCGCTTTCAGACTATGAGACTGAAGGTCTCAATGCTCAAGGTCAACAGGCTACCAACTTTTCAAATCGACTGATTATTCACGCTCAACGAGATGATGGTTTATTTGTAACTGCTCAAGCTGGATATGATTACCGATTTGATCCAGTGCCGTCGTCCGTCAATACCGCGATCAAAATAGGATTTGCCAAAAGCACCTATTACCTAGACGCTTTTATTGACATTCAAAATAGTCAAGACGGCAAGGATTACCGTGGCTTTCCTGCACCTAATAACTTTCGTGAGCTCGAGGTTGATTTTGTGAGGATAGGCACCACCTTTTACAAACCTATATATGAAGATTTAGGTGGATTTATCAACCTGGCCTACACTGTTGATGGTCGCAATGTAGGATTGGGACCAGCGATTAATATTGGATTGGTACTTAGATCAAGGCTGTAA
- a CDS encoding MerR family transcriptional regulator yields the protein MHVDLPEKLYYSMGEVTKAFGVAASKIRFYEKEFDIIQPKKNARGNRKFTPQDIKNLQTIFHLVQECGYTLEGARDYMKSHKTEISNFEIIAKLEFVKAELLKIKKNL from the coding sequence ATGCACGTTGACCTACCAGAAAAGCTGTATTATTCCATGGGTGAAGTGACCAAGGCCTTCGGCGTGGCAGCTTCAAAAATCAGATTCTATGAAAAGGAATTTGACATCATCCAGCCTAAAAAAAATGCTCGCGGTAACCGTAAGTTTACACCGCAGGATATTAAAAATCTACAAACCATATTCCATTTAGTACAGGAATGTGGCTACACGTTAGAAGGCGCTCGTGATTACATGAAATCTCATAAAACAGAGATCAGCAATTTTGAGATCATTGCCAAGCTGGAATTTGTAAAAGCAGAGCTGCTCAAGATCAAGAAGAATCTTTAA
- a CDS encoding M23 family metallopeptidase produces MSKIKYYYDPETLSYQKVERKKRKIFGGVTLFIFFSCLTGFLLYLYAGQVYDSPELRRAKREKQFVEQQLKSMQMEVEQLATVIEDIEDRDNSIYRIYFDATPIPDEQRQAGFGGVNRYEDYEGYDASERIIAVKESIDKLKKRVAIQSKSLDEIAVLAKDKENLLASIPAIQPVRNQDLTRMASGYGYRTDPFNKTRKFHYGMDFTAPRGTPVFATGDGVVDRADANSSGYGNHIRIDHGFGYTTLYAHLRSNKPYNVRRGQRVKRGDIIGYVGSTGRSQAPHLHYEVFLDGERINPINFYYGNLTPEEFNELLKKSQQENISLD; encoded by the coding sequence TCAAAGATTAAGTATTACTACGATCCAGAAACCTTGTCCTACCAGAAGGTAGAGCGCAAGAAGCGTAAGATTTTTGGTGGAGTGACGCTTTTTATTTTCTTCTCTTGTCTCACAGGTTTTTTACTCTATCTATATGCAGGTCAGGTATATGACTCGCCAGAATTGAGACGTGCAAAGCGTGAGAAACAATTTGTGGAGCAGCAGCTCAAGTCCATGCAGATGGAAGTAGAGCAGCTAGCGACTGTAATTGAGGATATTGAGGATCGCGATAACAGTATCTACCGTATTTATTTTGACGCGACGCCTATTCCAGATGAGCAGCGACAGGCAGGTTTTGGTGGTGTGAATCGCTATGAGGATTATGAAGGATATGACGCCAGTGAGCGAATTATAGCTGTAAAAGAGTCTATCGATAAGCTCAAGAAGCGTGTCGCTATACAGAGTAAATCGCTAGACGAGATTGCGGTACTTGCCAAGGATAAAGAAAATTTACTAGCCAGTATTCCAGCCATTCAACCAGTGCGCAACCAGGATTTGACGCGCATGGCAAGTGGCTATGGTTATCGTACAGATCCCTTTAACAAGACCAGAAAGTTTCATTATGGTATGGATTTTACCGCGCCGCGCGGTACACCTGTTTTTGCTACTGGCGATGGCGTTGTAGATCGAGCAGATGCTAATAGCTCTGGTTATGGGAATCATATACGTATCGATCACGGTTTTGGCTACACTACTTTATACGCACATTTGAGATCTAACAAGCCATATAATGTGAGACGCGGCCAGCGTGTAAAACGCGGCGATATCATAGGTTATGTAGGGTCTACAGGAAGATCACAGGCACCACACTTGCACTATGAAGTATTCCTGGATGGCGAGCGTATCAATCCTATCAATTTCTATTACGGTAACTTGACTCCAGAGGAGTTTAACGAGCTGCTCAAGAAATCACAGCAGGAAAATATATCACTGGACTAA